The following coding sequences lie in one Pempheris klunzingeri isolate RE-2024b chromosome 13, fPemKlu1.hap1, whole genome shotgun sequence genomic window:
- the cldn11a gene encoding claudin-11a produces the protein MANSCLQLSGFLVSCLGWLGIVIATATNDWVNMCKYGLNTCKKMDELETRGPWAECVISTGLYHCVYLTQILDLPAYIQTTRALMITGSILGLPAVGMILMSMPCISLGNEPQGSKNKRTVLGGVLILIVALCGMVSTVWFPIGAHQQLGLMSFGFSLYTGWMGTIFSLLGGSILTCCSSDSSSSSRSYQDNNRFYYSKQGGGNPPAAPAANHAKSAHV, from the exons ATGGCGAACTCGTGTCTTCAATTAAGCGGCTTTCTCGTCAGCTGCCTCGGCTGGCTGGGCATCGTGATCGCGACAGCCACCAATGACTGGGTGAATATGTGCAAATATGGTCTGAACACCTGCAAGAAGATGGATGAGCTGGAGACCAGGGGACCCTGGGCGGAATGTGTCATCTCCACAGGACTCTACCACTGCGTCTACCTAACGCAGATCCTGGACCTGCCAG CCTACATCCAGACAACACGTGCCCTGATGATCACAGGTTCTATACTGGGTCTCCCAGCAGTGGGAATGATCCTCATGTCCATGCCCTGCATCAGCCTTGGCAATGAACCCCAGGGCTCCAAGAACAAACGCACCGTCCTGGGAGGAGTGCTTATACTCATAGTTG CACTGTGTGGTATGGTGTCCACGGTCTGGTTTCCCATCGGCGCTCACCAGCAGCTCGGCCTCATGTCATTCGGCTTCTCCCTATACACTGGATGGATGGGCACTATTTTCTCCCTGCTGGGCGGATCCATTCTTACCTGTTGCTCCTCagattcctcctcctcatcccgcTCCTACCAAGACAACAACCGTTTCTATTACTCCAAACAAGGAGGTGGCAACCCGCCAGCAGCCCCCGCCGCCAATCACGCCAAGAGCGCCCACGTCTAA